The Vulcanimicrobium alpinum sequence AACCACGAGCCGCTGCAGGCGTCCGCGATGCAGCGCCGTTCGAGCTGGAGCGGCCCGAACTGGTCGAGCGTGAGCCGCTGCCGGCGGCCCTCGAGCGTCGAGTCGGCGACCGCGCGCAGGTGCACCAGCGCCGGATGGCCGTTCGCCGCCGCGATCGCCGCGAGCGGGTCCGGCGGCGCCGCCGCCGCGATCGTCAGCGCGGCGGGAAGCGCGAGGACGCGCACCGCGAATCGCATCGAGGTGGAAATGCACCCCCTCGACGGCTACCTCCTCGACGGCACGCCGTCGAAGGCCGAGGCGATCGCTGCGGTCCTGCGCGTGCGCTCGGCCGACCCGCGCGCCCAGCCGTTCTATCGCGCGCTCGACCGGGTCGGCGTGCGCGCCGCGGACGATGCGCTGCTGGCCCTGCGGCTGGTGCTCGCCGGCAAAGTGCCGACCGACGAGGCGATCGTCGCGATGCGCGCGCTGCGCAAACGCGTGCACGACGGGGAACCGGGCGCCCGAGAGGTCTATCGCTCGGAGGTAGGGGCCTCGCCGGAATGACGCGGAACGGAAGGGGCTCCGCATGCGTTCTTCAAGAGCAATGCTCCGTTTCGCGTCCCTCGTCATCGCCGTGGGTCTCGTTGCGGTGCCTGCGGCCGCCTTTGCCGAAGGGAAGTCGCCGGCACCGGCTCCGAGCGCATCCGCCGCGGCCGATCCGGGTCCGCGCGACGGCGGCGTCCTCGAGGGCCGCGTGACGAACGTCGACTACGGCCGCGGCATCATCAGCATCGATTCCGCGCAGGGACGCGTCGACGTGAACACGATGCCAACCACCTCGGTGCAGGGGAGCGATCCCGGCTACCACACGATCACCGACGTCGCAAAGGGCTCGAAAGTGCAGATCTTCATCTCGAAGACGGCCGGCAAACTCGTCGCGCAGATCATCAGACTCATCAAGCACTAGCGTGCGCAGCGATCTCGCCGCCCTCGCGCGCGGCGTCATCGGCGTCGGTTTCACCGGAACCCGCGGCGCCGACGCGCCGCTCGAGGAGCTGCGCGCGTTCGCGCCGGGCGCGGTCATTTTGTTCGCGCGCAACGTCGGGATGCTTGACGACCTGCGCGATCTGGTCGCGTCCCTGCGGGCGCTTGCGGCGCCGGCGCCGCTCATCACGGTCGATCAGGAAGGCGGCCGCGTCGCGCGCCTGCGCGACGGTGTCGCGCCGCTGCCGTCGGCGATGGCCGTCGGTGCGAGCGGCGATCCCGCCCTCGCCGAGGGGCTCGGAACGCTGCTGGGGCGCGACCTCGCACGGCTTGGGATCAGCGTCGACTTCGCCCCGGTCGCCGATCTCGCGCTGCAGCCGGCGAGCCTGGTGATCGGGACGCGCGCGTACGGCGACGATCCGCAGCTGGTCGCCGCGTTCGCGGGCGCGTTCGCGCGCGGACTCGAACGCGGAGGCGTGGCCGCCGCGGTGAAGCATTTTCCCGGGCACGGCGCGACGGCGGACGACTCGCACGTCGGACTGCCGCGGATCGATGCCTCCAGCGCGACGCTGCGCGCACGGGACCTGGTGCCGTTCGCGCGGGCGATCGCCGCCCGCGACGCATCGATCGTGATGACCGCGCACGTCGTCGTCGATGCGTTCGACCGCGAGCGTCCCGCGACGCTCTCGCCGGCGATCCTGCGCGGCCTGCTGCGCGAGGAACTCGGTTTCAACGGCGTCGTCTCGACGGATTGCATGGAGATGGATGCGATCGCGAACGGCGTCGGGACGGTGCGGGGCGCGGTGCAGGCGCTGGCGGCGGGCGCCGACCTCGTCATGATCAGCCACCGCCTCGACCTTGCGCGCGCAGCCGTCGATGCGATCGCGGCAGCGGTGGAGGACGGTACGCTCCCGCGTGCGCGGCTCGAAGAGGCGCACGCACGCGTGCACGCGCTGCGGGCGCGGTTCGCGCACCTTACGCCGTTCGACGGCGAGCTCGATCCGGCGCTGCCGCTCGAGGCGGCGCAGCGCGCGGTGACCGCGGTGCGCGGGGACGTGCGCCTGCATGCGGGAAAGCCCGTCACGGTGATCTCGTTCGAGGGAAGCGCCGTCGACAACGCCGCAGCGTCGGGAACCGCCGCGCGCGCCGTCGAGGAACCGTCGCTGAGTTCGGCGCTGCGCCGGCGCCGCTGGAAGAGCGAGGTGATGCGCGTTCCGCTCGAACCCGACGCCGACGAACTCGACCTGCTGCTGGAGCACGTGCCGCGTTTGGGCGACCGTGAATTTGTCGTCGTGACGCGCAACGCGCACCTCCACGACGCGCAGCGTGCGGCCGTCGCGCGCATCCTCGCACTGGTGCCGGGCGCCCTGATCGTCTCGGCGCGCGGCCCCTTCGATGCGGCCTGCTGGCCGCAGGCGCGGCGCGTCGCGTGCCTGTACGGCGATCAGCCGCTCTCGTTCGAAGGCGGCGCCGACGTACTCTCGGGGCGCGTGGCCGCGACGGGCGCGCTTCCGGTCCGGCTCCCCGAGCAGGCCGCTGTTCGCTGAGGTCGACGCCGCGGCGCGCGCGGCGCTCGGCGTCCGCTACAGCGCCGCGGTCGTGCGGATCGAACACCGCGGGACGGTGCGCTTCGAGCGCGCGTACGGACGCACGCGCGACGACGGCCCGTCGCGCGACGTCGGCGTCGATACGCGGTTCGATCTGGCGTCGATCACCAAGGTCTTCATCGCGTCAATCGTCCTCGACGACGCGGCGCGCAGCGTCGTCGCGCTCGACGAGCCGCTGCGCGAACTCGTCCCCGAATGGGACGGCGCCGACCGTGCGCGCATCACCCTGCGCAAGATCCTCGCCCACGACGCCGGCTTCAAGAGCGGCGCCGACTACCGCACGCTGCTGGCGCGCGACGTCGAAACGTTCGCGCTGACCGAACCGCTCGCCGCACCGAGCGGCGAGCGCGTGATCTACAGCGATCTCGGTTTCATCGCGCTGGGCGTGATCCTCGCGCGCCGTCACCGCCGAGGCCTCGCGACGCTCGTCGCGGAACGCCTGCGCGGATGGGGTGCCGCCCGCACCGGGTACGTTCCCGACGCGGCCGAACGCGACGCGATCCCGGCGACCGAGTCCGACGCGTGGCGCGGCAGCGTGCAGGGGACGGTGCACGACGAAAAGGCGCATCTGCTCGGCGGGATCGCCGGTCACGCCGGCCTCTTCGGCACGGCGCGCGACGTCGCGCTACTCGGCGAATGGTTTCTCGGGCCGCTGCACGGCCGCCCGACGCCGCTGGCGCCGGCGTTCGCGCGCGACGCCGTGCTGGAAGCGGCGCACGATCCGATCCTGCGGCGCGGCCTGGGCTGGGCGCTCAAGACGAGCGACGAGAACTCGTGCGGTCCGCTGATGTCGGCGCAGACGTTCGGCCACACCGGATTCACGGGGACGTGCGTGTGGGCCGACCCTGTGCGCGATCTGAACGTCGTCTTCCTCACCAACGCCGTCCACCACGGGCGCACCGACATTCGCGCGCTGCGCGCTGCGGTGTGCGACGCCGCGGTGCGGGCGATCGACGCGGCGTGAGCGCGCGATGCTGATCGCCGGCGTCCTCTCCGGGACGTCGCTCGACGGAATCGACGTCGCGATCTGCGACGTGCGAGCGCGCGGCGCGGGAGTCGCCGTCGAGTGCCTGCGCTTCGCGACCGCGGCGTTCGACGAAGCACTGCGCGCGCGGATCCTGCGTGCATATCCGCCGGCCGCGGTGAGCGTCATCGAACTCTCCGCGCTGCACGCGCGCGTCGGCGAAGCGTTCGGCGACGCGGTGCGCGCCGCAGCCGCCGGGCTCGCGCTCGACGCGGTCGCCTCGCACGGTCTGACGATCGCGCACGACGGCGCGGAGCGCGAGACCTTGCAGATCGGCGATGCGTTCCGCATCCGCGAGCGCACCGGCTGCACGGTGCTGTACGACTTCCGCAGCGCGGACACTGCGGCCGGAGGCCACGGTGCGCCGCTCGTCCCGTTCGTCGACGCCCTGCTGTTCGGAGCGCATGCGCCGTGCGTCGCGCTCAACCTCGGCGGGATCGCGAACATGACGGTCCTGCCGCAGGCGATCGCGTTCGACACCGGTCCGGCGAATCTCCCGATCGACACGTACGTGCAGATGCGCGGCGACGGCTCGCGTCGCTACGACGTCGACGGCGAGCTCGCGCGCAACGGCGCCGTCGACGTCGCCCTGCTCACCCGCATGCTCGACGATCCGTACTTCCGGCGCCTGCCGCCGAAGACGGCCGGCCGCGAAGAGTACGGTGCAGCGTATGTCGCGCGCTGGCGCGAAGAACTCGACGCGCTTGGGTACGCCGACGCGGTCGCGACGCTGACCGCGCTGACGGTGCGCTCGATCGCCGATGCGTTCTGGACGATGGCGCCGCGCGTGCCGCTGCTGATCGTCAGCGGCGGCGGCGCGCGCAACCCGGCGCTCGTCGGCGGCCTGCGCACTCTGCTTCCGGGCGTCACCGTCGCGCTGAGCGACGCCTACGGCGTCGACGCCGACGCGAAGGAGGCGATCGCGTTCGCGGTCCTCGGCTTCACGCTGTTGCGGGGCCGGCCGGCCGGGATGCCGCAGGTGACGGGCGCGCGCGGACCGCGCCTGCTCGGCGCGATCGCGCCGCACGATCTGGAGGCGCTCCTGCGCCGGGTGACGGAAGCACCGTCTTCATGATCGCGATCGGAGTCGATGCGGGGGGAACCTCGACGGTGGCAGCGCTTTCGCGCGACGGCGACGCCGTCCGCGAGGCGCACCGCGGCGGCGCGAACGCAGCGGTGATGGGGATCGACGACGCGGCCGACGTCATCATCGGCGCGATCCGCGACGTCCTCGACGGCGCACACCCCGACGCGATCTACGTCGGCGCCGCCGGTGCCGCCCGGCCGCGCATCGCCGACGGGATCGCGGAAAACGTCCGCGCCGCGTTTCGGAAGGCGCGCGTCGCGGTCGGCGACGACACCGCGATCGCGCTGCGCGCAGCGATCCCGGCCGGCGACGGCGCGGTGCTGATCGCGGGGACCGGCTCGGTTGCGTACGCCGAATGCGGCGAGCGCGCGCAACGCGTCGGCGGTCTCGGCTATCTTGCGGGCGATGAAGGTTCCGCGTTCTGGATCGGATTGCAGGCGATCAAACTCTACGGCCGCGTCCTCGACGGTCGCGCCGCGCGCGACGAAACCTCCGAAGTCGCTGCGCGCGCGCTCGACGCCACCGACCGCACCGCCTATCTCGACGCGCTCTACGAAGCGCCGCTGCGGCCGTCGGCGATCGCCGCGCTCGCCCCGAGCATCATCGCGTTCGCGGGGAAGGGCAATCGCGCGTCGACGAAGATCGTGCAGCAGGCGGCGCAGGAGCTCGGCGACCTGACGAAAGCCGCGCTCAAAGCGGTGGACCTGCTCGACCGCTCGCCGCGGGTCGCGCTCGCCGGCGGCCTCTTCCGCGAGAACAGCCTGCTGACGTTTCTGCTCGAGACGCGCCTCAACGGCGACGTGCCGGGCCTGGCGATCGTGAAAGGCGGCGACGAGCCGGTGCGCGGCGCGCTGCGGCTCGCCGAACGCGCTGCGAGCGCCGCGAGCGCGTGAGCGGTCTGCCCTCGACCGAGGCGGTCGATCCGGCGACCGCGCAGATCGATCGTCTCGACGACGTCGCGCTCGCGCGCACGCTCGCCGAGGCGCATCGCGGCGCGGTCGACGCCGCCGTCGCGCAAGCGTACGCGATCGCGCGCGCGACGACGCTCGTCGTCGAGGCGATCGAATGCGGCGGCCGTGTCGCCGTGTTCGGCGCCGGCACCAGCGGACGGCTCGCGGTGCTCGACGCCTCCGAACTGCCGCCGACGTTCGGACTCGATCCGCAGGTGGTGGAGGGGATCATCGCCGGCGGCGACGCCGCGCTGCGGCGCGCTGTCGAGAACGCCGAAGACGATGCCGACGCCGGCGCGCGCGCGGCCGACGCGCTCGTTGCGCACGACGTCGCGATCGGAATCTCGGCGAGCGGCGGCGCGGCGTTCGTGCGCGCCGCGCTGCAGCGCGCGCGGGAACGCGGCGCGCGCACGATCGCGGTCGCGAACGCGCCGGGGAGCCCGCTGGCCGCGCTCGCCGACGTTGCGATCGTCGCCGACACCGGCGCGGAGCCGATCGCGGGTTCGACCCGGATGCGTGCCGGGACCGCTCAGAAGATCGTGCTGAACACGATCTCGACCGGTGCGATGATCCGGCTCGGAAAGACCTACCGCAACCGCATGGTCGACGTCGTCGCGACGAACGCGAAACTGCGCGCGCGCGCCGAGCGTTTGGTGCGCGAACTCGCCGGCGACGTCGATGCCTCCGCCCTGCTCGCCGCCGCCGGCGGCTCGGTGAAGACGGCCGTCGTCATGGCCCGCCGCGGCGTCGACGCCGCCGGCGCCGAACGACTGCTGCGCGATGCGCGCGGGCGGCTCGCACGCGTCATCGATCCAGCGTGACGATTGTCCCGCCGTGCGGCACGTAGCCGCGCGCGGCGAAGAATCCCTCGAGCGACGAATCGCCGGCGAACGATGCTTCGACCCGCGTGACGCCGAGCTGATCGAGCCGGCCGTGCAGCGTCGCGAGCAGAGCCGAGCCGATT is a genomic window containing:
- the nagZ gene encoding beta-N-acetylhexosaminidase, which produces MRSDLAALARGVIGVGFTGTRGADAPLEELRAFAPGAVILFARNVGMLDDLRDLVASLRALAAPAPLITVDQEGGRVARLRDGVAPLPSAMAVGASGDPALAEGLGTLLGRDLARLGISVDFAPVADLALQPASLVIGTRAYGDDPQLVAAFAGAFARGLERGGVAAAVKHFPGHGATADDSHVGLPRIDASSATLRARDLVPFARAIAARDASIVMTAHVVVDAFDRERPATLSPAILRGLLREELGFNGVVSTDCMEMDAIANGVGTVRGAVQALAAGADLVMISHRLDLARAAVDAIAAAVEDGTLPRARLEEAHARVHALRARFAHLTPFDGELDPALPLEAAQRAVTAVRGDVRLHAGKPVTVISFEGSAVDNAAASGTAARAVEEPSLSSALRRRRWKSEVMRVPLEPDADELDLLLEHVPRLGDREFVVVTRNAHLHDAQRAAVARILALVPGALIVSARGPFDAACWPQARRVACLYGDQPLSFEGGADVLSGRVAATGALPVRLPEQAAVR
- a CDS encoding serine hydrolase domain-containing protein: MFAEVDAAARAALGVRYSAAVVRIEHRGTVRFERAYGRTRDDGPSRDVGVDTRFDLASITKVFIASIVLDDAARSVVALDEPLRELVPEWDGADRARITLRKILAHDAGFKSGADYRTLLARDVETFALTEPLAAPSGERVIYSDLGFIALGVILARRHRRGLATLVAERLRGWGAARTGYVPDAAERDAIPATESDAWRGSVQGTVHDEKAHLLGGIAGHAGLFGTARDVALLGEWFLGPLHGRPTPLAPAFARDAVLEAAHDPILRRGLGWALKTSDENSCGPLMSAQTFGHTGFTGTCVWADPVRDLNVVFLTNAVHHGRTDIRALRAAVCDAAVRAIDAA
- a CDS encoding anhydro-N-acetylmuramic acid kinase — encoded protein: MLIAGVLSGTSLDGIDVAICDVRARGAGVAVECLRFATAAFDEALRARILRAYPPAAVSVIELSALHARVGEAFGDAVRAAAAGLALDAVASHGLTIAHDGAERETLQIGDAFRIRERTGCTVLYDFRSADTAAGGHGAPLVPFVDALLFGAHAPCVALNLGGIANMTVLPQAIAFDTGPANLPIDTYVQMRGDGSRRYDVDGELARNGAVDVALLTRMLDDPYFRRLPPKTAGREEYGAAYVARWREELDALGYADAVATLTALTVRSIADAFWTMAPRVPLLIVSGGGARNPALVGGLRTLLPGVTVALSDAYGVDADAKEAIAFAVLGFTLLRGRPAGMPQVTGARGPRLLGAIAPHDLEALLRRVTEAPSS
- a CDS encoding N-acetylglucosamine kinase, with the protein product MIAIGVDAGGTSTVAALSRDGDAVREAHRGGANAAVMGIDDAADVIIGAIRDVLDGAHPDAIYVGAAGAARPRIADGIAENVRAAFRKARVAVGDDTAIALRAAIPAGDGAVLIAGTGSVAYAECGERAQRVGGLGYLAGDEGSAFWIGLQAIKLYGRVLDGRAARDETSEVAARALDATDRTAYLDALYEAPLRPSAIAALAPSIIAFAGKGNRASTKIVQQAAQELGDLTKAALKAVDLLDRSPRVALAGGLFRENSLLTFLLETRLNGDVPGLAIVKGGDEPVRGALRLAERAASAASA
- a CDS encoding N-acetylmuramic acid 6-phosphate etherase — encoded protein: MSGLPSTEAVDPATAQIDRLDDVALARTLAEAHRGAVDAAVAQAYAIARATTLVVEAIECGGRVAVFGAGTSGRLAVLDASELPPTFGLDPQVVEGIIAGGDAALRRAVENAEDDADAGARAADALVAHDVAIGISASGGAAFVRAALQRARERGARTIAVANAPGSPLAALADVAIVADTGAEPIAGSTRMRAGTAQKIVLNTISTGAMIRLGKTYRNRMVDVVATNAKLRARAERLVRELAGDVDASALLAAAGGSVKTAVVMARRGVDAAGAERLLRDARGRLARVIDPA